The region GAATTTAAAACGCGGCGGTCTAACCCCCGTTTCAGCTTCTATAAAAGGATTGATTGCAACTGAAAGGTTTTTATATTCCAAACGTACAAAACCGCTCCCCAGCCAACTAATATTCATAGACTGTATTTTTCAATTTACAATTTACAATTTACAAAAAAATACCCTAGTAACACTTTCTATTTTTCTCAGAAAAAAGGCTCTTAAACATATATGAAGACTCATTCACACCCTGTAATTTTAACACAAAAAGCAGCTTCTCACAAGAAAGAAAAACTGCTTTTATTTTTAAAGTTTAGAAATTTAGAATATGTTGGGATAGTCCATGAGAAGGGCTTTTTTTACTGTTAGCATGGTTTTTTGCGCTTCTTTTTGGGCAGCAGTAGTTCCATCCTGAAGAGCTTTCTGCACCACTGTTTTATCTTTAAGCAATTGAAGGTATCTTTCTCTGTAAGGGGCTAAATACTCCACTAAAGCCTTGCCCAATGATTCTTTGAACTGGCTATAATTCTGCCCGATGAATTCTTTTTCTATCGCTTTAGGGTTTACCCCTTTGACCAGGCTATAAATATTAATGAGGTTGCTAATGCCTGGTCTGCTTTCGGGAGCATACCTAATATCCGCCTGCGAATCAGTTTTGGCTTTTTTTATTTTAGCCATAATAGTCTCGGGGGTATCGAAAATATAGATAGCGTTATCAAGGCTTTTAGACATTTTTTGTTCGCCGTCTAAACCTAAAATACGGGCGCCAGGGGTAATAATCGGCTTGGGAATATTGAAGACTTTGCCATAATGTTTGTTAAAAAATTCAGCCACTTCTTTTGTTTGTTCCAAATGCGGCAATTGGTCTTCGCCTACTGGCACGGCATTGGCATTAAAAAGAAGAATGTCAGCTGCTTGGAAAACAGGATAGGAGAAAAGACCAAGAGACATTTGGTTTTCCCCCGTAAAACCTTGGGAAACTGCGGCTCTGAATTCTGCTTTGGTGGTAGGATTTCTGCCCAATCGGCCAATATTAACCATCATGGAAAAGAGAGAAAACAGTTCCGCTTCTTCAGGAATCTGAGACTGGATAAAAATGTGACTTTTAACAGGGTCTATACCCAAGGCCAAATAGGTGCGCGCCGCTTCTAAAATATTCTCTTCCAATTCTTTAGTAGACAGCCTATCTGTAATGGCTTGATAATCGGCAATAATAAAGAAACATTCAGCCCCTTCCTCTTGCAAGCGCAAACGCTCTTGAAGGGAACCGAATAAATGGCCTAAGTGAAATTTCCCCGTGGGCCTATCCCCCGTGAGAATACGTATATTTTTACCGGCAGCAACTTGAGCTGACATAGATTACTTTTTTATAAAATCTTTATAGATTTGGCTGGCAACTGGCTTATTTTTCCCATAATATTTACTGCCCAATTTTTTATCGCCATAACCGCGTTCACATTCGCTCGACATGGTCATGAAAGACATCTGGGCAATTTTCATGCCGGGATAAAGTTTTATAGGGAGATTGTTAACATTGTGAAATTCTAAAGTTAGGGTGGTGCTGTTACCGGGGTCAAGATAACCGCCAGTTACATGAACTAAAAGACCTAAGCGAGCTAGGGAGCTTTTACCTTCCAACCTACCGGCGATGGTTTTATCCACAGAAACTGTTTCCAGGGTGTTGCCTAAAATAAATTCATTGGGATGGATTACTATATAACCATCTTTTTTCACGTCCACCATCTCCATAAGGTCGTCCAACGGCTCTTTCACGTCTATGAAGGTATGCTTGCCATTTTTAAAAAACAAAAATTTAGAATCTAAGTGCAAGTCAACGCTAGCCGGTTGAATAGAGTTTGGCAGTAACGGTTTAACATCAATATGACCCTCTCGCATGGATTTTTTTATGTCTCTGTCGGATAAAATCATAAATAAATATTTTAATAATTAGGCTCATTCTATCATAAAGTAAGGCAAAACAAAAAAGGCTATTCGCAAGAATAGCCCTTCATTTTTTATTATTATTTTATTCTGTTTGGGAATTAGTGGTTTTAACCACGCAGATTCCATTTTCTGCCAGGCATTCCGTGCCGGCAGTTGGCATTACGTCAGCGCAAATAATTTTGCGCGCATTATTAGTTTTCCAATTGACACAGCTATTACCGCACCAACCGCACATAGGACCGCTTACCACAGGGACCTTGGTGGGCAAGGGCTTAAGAACATAAATATATCCAGCCGTGGGCAAAAATTTGTCTCTGTAGGCCAATAATAGTGAGAGCAAAACCACTAGTACAATCGCTACGACTAACCAAATAATTTTTGTTTTCTTCATGGCGCAATTTTATTTTACTATCTCTCCCTATAAGTATAGATGGTTATTGGCCAATGTCAAAACTTAATTTAGTCCGCGTTTTATTCTTTGGATGGTAAAAGTTTTTGGATGCAAGGCAGTTTTTAGGTATCTTACCCCTTTTTCCGGAGTAGTATGACTGCCACAGGTATAAACATCTAAAGCAGCAAAACTATATTCAGGATAAGTGTGAATGGAAATATGCGATTCTGCCAACAATAAAACGGCTGTTAAGCCGTGGGGACTGAATTTATGAACCTTAGACCCTAATATCTGACTATGTGTTTTTTCTGCAGCCGTTACTAGAATAGCTAAAATCCTTTCCTTATCATCTAAGAGCTCCTCATTAACACCCCAAAAATCCATTAAAAAGTGAGTGCCAACTGTTTTATACATCTAAATAGTTTAAAGCATAAATGCTTCTATTAAATTAATTTTACCTTCATTACTTTTATGCGTCTTCTGCCCTACTCAAAAACCATCCCTTTACCCTTTCCCTATAAATGGGGTTAACAGCTGTATGAGCTTGCCCATATTCCTTCATTAAATCGTCAGAAATGTTATCAAAAACTTCTGGTGAAAAATGGTAACTGCCTTTTAAAAAATATTCATACCATTTAGCTTCGCCTTTTTTCTTGTAATAGGCGCGCGCCAAGATATTCAGGTTGGTCATTATCGACCCGTGGAGAGCCCTAAGTGCTTGGTCGAGGCTAGTGCGAGCTTCGGCCTGAGAACGTAAGTCGCCATCTTCTTCGTCAGTCAGACACTCTGACTGTAAACACGCGGCTTTCGCATAATATAAAGTGATGTCATCTTTAGTTTCCCCCCAAATGGTATTAAGGAAACTATTATCTAAACTGCCTATGATACTGTCCATTTCTGCCAAAGGCAAATCTGGGGTATATTCAAATTTCAAATTTAATTTAAGCTTATTCCCCTTAGCGTCAGCTGTAGAGGTATCCCTTGAGTCTATATCATGATGCAAAGCGTCAGCTGCCGGAGAAAGACCGTCTTCCCAATTTTGATCGTTATCGTCGATGGATTCAAACATAAGAGAGAATTTAATACAGTATTTTAACAAACTGGCTATATTTGTAAAGAATTAGCCGCACAAAATTTCTCACAAATAAAATTCCTATATATGTTTTAAAGGTATTTATATTTATGAGGCGGGGATTTTGAGCAGCCTTAAAATTTTAGCAGCATCATTTCCCTCAACTGGGGTTGGCTGGCAGTAATCATTGATGAGATAAGGCAGAAATTCTACGCTCTTGATACCAGCCTTGGTCAAAATAAATCTAGCCATCACTCCCTGCCTCGTCGGCAAGGAAAACATTTGGTCAAAAATAAAATTGCCCAATCCGTAAACAATATATTTATTCTGATATTTTTCTATTGATTGCACTACATGCGCATGACTGCCAATAACTAAATCGGCGCCATTATCAATAGCTAAATGGGCAAAATTTACTTGTCGCGCCGTGGGAACAGTCTCATATTCTTCCCCAGAATGCATATAGACAACGACTACATCAGCGTTTTCTTTGGCCATGGCAATATCATTTTTTAAACGGCTGTTATCCATTAAGGCCACTCCATAATGGTCTTCGGTGGCCGCATATCCCAATTGCGCAGTCATAGGGTCGCTATAAGCCAGAAAAGCAATTTTAATTCCCTTAACGTTAACTATGGTTGCCCTATAAGCATCTTCGCCTTGTCCCGCTCCCACTGTATGAATGTTCTGATAACCTAATTTAGTGAGAGTGCTTTTAATACCCTCTTCTCCAAAATTAGGAATGTGGTTATTAGCTAAGGAAAGAATGCCAATATTATTATCAGCGAGAACAGACACTAAATTGGGGTCTATCCTAAAAACCATCTCGCCGTTGGCTATGGTTCGCCCTTCAATTATTGGTCCTTCTAAATTTCCAAAAACTAAGTCGCTTT is a window of Candidatus Paceibacterota bacterium DNA encoding:
- the trpS gene encoding tryptophan--tRNA ligase, which translates into the protein MSAQVAAGKNIRILTGDRPTGKFHLGHLFGSLQERLRLQEEGAECFFIIADYQAITDRLSTKELEENILEAARTYLALGIDPVKSHIFIQSQIPEEAELFSLFSMMVNIGRLGRNPTTKAEFRAAVSQGFTGENQMSLGLFSYPVFQAADILLFNANAVPVGEDQLPHLEQTKEVAEFFNKHYGKVFNIPKPIITPGARILGLDGEQKMSKSLDNAIYIFDTPETIMAKIKKAKTDSQADIRYAPESRPGISNLINIYSLVKGVNPKAIEKEFIGQNYSQFKESLGKALVEYLAPYRERYLQLLKDKTVVQKALQDGTTAAQKEAQKTMLTVKKALLMDYPNIF
- the dcd gene encoding dCTP deaminase; translated protein: MILSDRDIKKSMREGHIDVKPLLPNSIQPASVDLHLDSKFLFFKNGKHTFIDVKEPLDDLMEMVDVKKDGYIVIHPNEFILGNTLETVSVDKTIAGRLEGKSSLARLGLLVHVTGGYLDPGNSTTLTLEFHNVNNLPIKLYPGMKIAQMSFMTMSSECERGYGDKKLGSKYYGKNKPVASQIYKDFIKK
- the speD gene encoding adenosylmethionine decarboxylase, coding for MYKTVGTHFLMDFWGVNEELLDDKERILAILVTAAEKTHSQILGSKVHKFSPHGLTAVLLLAESHISIHTYPEYSFAALDVYTCGSHTTPEKGVRYLKTALHPKTFTIQRIKRGLN
- a CDS encoding CapA family protein, which gives rise to ITGIIIFSFFVFWSYFNTPRNFFVLSDKPSTTTTTEPQEVSLLTIGDIMLSRGVAYKISKNNSEYPFAKMKDLLWKSDLVFGNLEGPIIEGRTIANGEMVFRIDPNLVSVLADNNIGILSLANNHIPNFGEEGIKSTLTKLGYQNIHTVGAGQGEDAYRATIVNVKGIKIAFLAYSDPMTAQLGYAATEDHYGVALMDNSRLKNDIAMAKENADVVVVYMHSGEEYETVPTARQVNFAHLAIDNGADLVIGSHAHVVQSIEKYQNKYIVYGLGNFIFDQMFSLPTRQGVMARFILTKAGIKSVEFLPYLINDYCQPTPVEGNDAAKILRLLKIPAS